Part of the Ctenopharyngodon idella isolate HZGC_01 chromosome 24, HZGC01, whole genome shotgun sequence genome, ttaaacaCAAAACGAAAAGATAAACACTGTCTGAGTAGTTTTGTTTCTGATAATCTAATTCTAGAAGGTTccttagttaaagggttagttcacccaaaaatgaaatttctgtcatttattactcaccctcatgtcgttccacacccgtaagaccttctttaaTCTTCgaaacgcaaattaagatatttttattgaaatccgatggctcagtgaggcctccatagccagcaatgacatttcctctctcaagatccattaatgtactaaaaacatatttaaatcagttcatgtgagtacagtggttcaatattaatattataaagggacgagaatatttttggtgcgccaaaaaaacaaaataacgacttatatagtgatggccgatttcaaaacactgcttcatgaagcttcggagcgttaggaatcagcgtatcgaatcagcgattcggagcaccaaagtcacgtgatttcagcagtttgacgatttgatacgcgatccaaatcatgattcgacacgctgattcctaacgctccgaagcttcatgaagcagtgttttgaaatcggccatcactatataagtcgttattttgtttttttggcgcaccaaaaatattctcgtccctttattatattaatattgaaccactgtactcacatgaactaatttaaatgtttttagtacattaatggatcttgagagaggaaatgtcattgctggctatgcaggcctcactgagccatcggatttcaacaaaaatatcttaatttgtgttccgaagatgaaggaaggtcttacgggtgtggaacagcatgagcgtgagtaataaatgacattattttcatttttaggtgaacaaaccctttaacgTCCCACAGCTGGTGGTATTTGTTGAATAatagattaaatgtaaatgcgTTAATCTGGAAATCTGTGCCTCTAATGTAAGTGTTGTGTAACCAAGAGTTTTCAGGGTAGTCTGGTTTGAAACTATAAGTTTATTTCTTTGCCCAAAtaacctttacaaaaaaatgtactatggtaaccacaaaatgcataatttttattacagtaaaaacataaaaaatacgAGTCCTTGATCAAACAatgttttacatatatttaagaGTGATTTCATGTCTGTGTTGGCTAATCTCCTTACCTCAATTTTACTGCAGTAACCTACTTTTTGGTGAAACTGTGATTACCATGGTAAATTGTCGcaagataaatattttttgtgtggatGATATAAGAGTTAAGACTGTTATATCAAAAAGTTTGTATTAGATGAGAGATTAATCGGACCTGTTGACTGACTCAACGTATTTTGCCGGCTTTCTAAGAAGTGCGGGAAAATTAGGCACGTGTTGCATAAGCGCGCGGATTACGGTTTCAGAAGTCAGTCAGACCTGAACACAACAAGCTCGCAGAGTAACCCGGCAACACAGAAATGTTAACTGTGAGAATTTAGGTCATTTTAATGGACGAGATTATTGTGATGTAACCCAGCACGGATCGTTAAGTGCATATGTCCTGCGGCTCTGTTCATAGCGACAGACGCTCTTCACTTCAGCCGGTCTACGGGAGTCAGTCAGCGTTTCTGTAAGGTACCCCCAAAAGGAAAATGGTTTCAGGTAGTTTTCCAAAGCGCCACAATGTCATGTCTAATGATCAGGAACAAATCTCAAGTGAGGTTAAGAAATAACCaagaaaatatttagttttgttCGTTTACCATTTGTGCTAGCTTTGAGGTTAATGTAGGCCTACTCTTAAACGTTGACAATCTAAagcttagatttttttttttttttttttttttgatatttagAGTATTCATTGTCTGGTAAAATGGAATAAATAGGAAATATGTCAACACAGGAAACGATTTCAGTCcttaaacaatttattattattatttctcatAGAATGCAGTTACTTAATGAACATGGACATTTTACAATGACTAATCAATTTTGCCGTCATATTTGATGTGTTATTTATGCTCTATGTATTGTAAGAgagaatgatgggaaatgtagttttgttGTAGAAGCCTGACAGcttataaacattataaatgagtGGTATTTTCTGCTGAATTTTATCTGTTTCTCATCAAcagtacacaaaatgtaaactaaatTTTACTATCATCATTAGCGATTGAATATTAATGATAAATATACGTAATAGATTCCTTATAACTGATTggtttttcagtgaataacaatttggaagaaccatttttcataaaataccCAAAAGAAGTTCACATTTTACTTTAGTTTCAATAGTTTAATATTGGTTAAGTTTATATTTTTTCCTTGTGAACAAACTTGTATTTGCACTATTTAACATCcataacttaattttatttccCTTTTCAGTTCACACAAGGAATCCATCTAGAATAGtcaaattgattttatttgtgtggaggaaaaaaaagaggtCAGTCATTAAGTTTTTTGTCACGTGTTTTATTTGGACATAAGGAAAAAGTTCAAGGTATACAAGTGTAGATTGTCATTAAATGATTTCTGATTTACGCTAATTTctacactacaaaaaaaaaaaaaaaatcaatcaatatagacaaaataaaatcatatagataaaaataaaatttaagtgGATGAACAAAAAACATTCTCTAAAAGCTTATTGTCACAGCCCATGAGGAAAAGCTAGGTCTATTTACACATGCAAAACCTAAAGGCCACCCTGCTGAGAAGTATACAGAACTGAATTCATTGCACCTAATTTCCACAGAGATGACCAAGAATCAAAGAAACAGAGACGTCCGCTCCAGGGaatgtttttgcatgttttacCTGACTGCGCCGGGACCGATCCTGCTATCTGAAGGTGCTGCTAAGGTAGGTTCACCAGTCTTATCTGAATGAAACTTGAGGCTTTCGCTTTGAATGGAGACCATTATCTTTGGCAAGTATGTCAAGTTCACTAAACACTGCAAGACATCTTGACGGCTCAAAGTACATCTTTCTCTAATGGATGTGCAATGCACCGTGGGCTGAATTGCTTGTGTTTTCCTAAAGTGCTTGTGTTAAAGCCCCTGAGGGGCAGAGGGTGCGGTTGGTTTGCTCTCATGTTTCCTGTTGGTTTGGGATGGTGAGGACAAAAGGTGTGATGGACTATGGTAAGACTCATGTAGAAGGTCTACGCATCTCCCTAAATAAAAATGAGGATACCCGGACCTTCAGGATTTTTAAAACTAGAATGATTTCATCACAAACATGCTCATGCATCTAGGAGTTTTCATGTCTGGcttcattttaaaagaaataaaagcaatGGACCTGACTGAACAACTTCTACTCAAAGAAAAGCAAACCTCACAACCAGACTGAGAAAAATGTCAACTAAACTCAACCTAAACTTACACTCAAGTGCATTGTTGGGGTCTGGAATGATACACTGTAGAATGCTGCGTTCCATCCAATGTTTAATGCTAGATATTTTTCGTACATAATATATTTGACTTCCAAAAATAAAGCCATTTATTGCATGACATTCTGACGATCTTAATATGCAATGCTAGCTTTCATTTTACAGATGCAAGATCATCAACAGCGAGGATCATTTAATGAGTTTTACCAAACGTTTCTTGGTTTTATTAGTAATATAATGTGGGAACTTTGACTTCTCAGTGCTTTTTATTTGCGTAAAATTGAATGTTTAGCATTAACTATGCACATCTCGGGTGCCGTCCGTGACGTTATGGACTGAAATCAGAATTTCCATCTAATTTTCCAAGCTGAAAGTCCAACTTCAAGTGTGTTCGATTGCACTTTTCTAAGTAGGAAGGTAGAAATTCAAAAGTTGAGTTGAATGGAACGCAGCATAAAGCCTAATGAGTGTTTTAAGAGCTAATTGTGCTGTTGAAGTGAGTCGAGTCCTAGCTAATATGTGCTGAGAGCCATTAATCTTGCTTCATCTGAGTACGGTGAACTAGTAAAAGTCACAGCTGTAACCCCTAAAGAAGAGTAAAACCAGAGCAGAAAAGACTGTCAAACtggaataaacaaataaattccTGATTTCACCACCTTAAGCCACTGGAAACGGTTTACAATCAATTACAAATGCATTCCCTTCTTTAAGAAGTATCACTACCATGTCTGCGATCTGTATCCTGTTCTGAATGTTCCACACATAAGAGTACACAACAGTATAGACAGTTTGATATATGATATGAATTAACAGAGAGGATATGCTGGATTTCTGCTTTAGCACCAACCCACCTCCTGCTGATAGAACGACCAATCAGTATCGATTGGTGGGTTAATAACAGAAACTGAACCAATCAGAGTGTTAGATGGCCCAGCTTCGCCCCTACCCCCGTCCTAAAAGTCACTTTGATGCAGAGGTATAAAGGGGGCACAGAGTGGGGGGGCAAGAGGGGTGGGGGCATTTTaagagtgagtgagagtgtgatGCTCACTCTTCATCAGAACTACTGCTGTCTATGGAATAGACCATAAAGAGAAGATCGGGCCGGGCCGGCACCAGCGGGTGACCAGGTTTCACCACTTCAAAACCCATGTAGTGGAAGGTCTTCATGATGGACACTGCACAAGAGAAGACAAAGACAGTTACTCATTTACTGAATTATGCTAAGTATCAGATTCATTATCCAGTTGAAAAAAATTAGATAACCCATTATTATTTACTCAGCATGTTGTtgcaaacccatatgactttctttctttctttctttcttttttttagattGTACACCAATCATAATGGGTTTTGAACACACCACGAACTAGTgccgacgaaagcagactgcggggttggctcacgtcggcagcgtctgggtccaaagttgccccgacacaccaaaccaacgctcgacacccgacggccaagtagcacgtccacTCTGCGCCTACGTAAGAAGAAATgactttccgtaccagcaggtggcagtagctgaacagccaatcagaatgatcagacggcccgactgaccgacgagctccgacgccgattcaaaacttagtcggccgacgaacaaaaactgcccgacggccgaccgtcagCTTGTTGTGTTCTGGGCTttatacctttctggacctcaaaaggtgcaatgatgttgctgcctgtGTGGTTCAagaaacccttggatttcatcaaaaatatctcaatttgcgttcacACTACAAAGTGAAAACACGGTTTTCAAATGTATCCACTTGGGTGAGCATCTTCAGAAAGCTGTTTTTGCTGGACAAAAACAGCATCTCAGCATGAACAAAAGGCCAAAGCgaagactttttattttttagctttCTAATGTATCCGGATTAATGTGGAGGTAGCCtaagtttccaaaaaaaaaaaaaatctttgaagtcatacaggtttggtacAACATGATGGTGTCAATTTGCATTTTTTGTAAACAATATCTTTaatgtgtgtttaaatgtatCTTACATCGATCGTCTCTGTTTTTGTGAAGCCACAGGAACACATAGCTGACTTTCAACTGCTCCTCTGCAAACTCCAGAAGCCTGGTGAAACTGCAGtgtaatgagagagagagatggtgaCGCACTGCTGCTTTTACGTAATGTGTATCTTATGTAATAATGCAGATGTACTAGCCAAAGAACAACTTCAGTCAGAACAGACACACATATTTAATGCTTTCTGACAGTCCACCACCTGCTCGTTGAAGGTAAATCACTGTTCTAATGCCTGCAGTGACCTCACAGACAGCACATGACTGGACATGATGATGAATCCAAATGAGAAATAACTGGAAGAACTTTCATCAAGAGCGACTGCATCTTTCACAACCTCATACCGGTGATGACACATCACACGGAAAACCATCTCGAGCTGcttttgactaaaattaaaCCAGCCGTTTGTTCTACTGTGACCTAAAAATGTCAGTTAAAGCCGAACCAtgtagagacagacagatatagtccCGCTGTCAGCTTCAATATAGAGCTGTATGATGACAGATTATTAACCCAACGTACCCTTCTTTGCTGCCATTGTGGAGAGCTCCGGCGGGGATTTCCAGGTAGAGTGCATCGTCTGAAAGAACCGTGTCCCAGCAGGAGAACCGTCGCTCGCTCAGCTGGTACTGGAAGTGTAGGACTGGGGGCGCTCCGCTGACTGATCCCGCCTGAGTCACTGTTAGCTTTTCGTCCTGGAGGACACATATACACGTAATGAAATGTCTGAATGTTATTTATAAGAgcacaaaagaaaatgtttcatttaatgagctttcatttaatgttttcttacaatattgcatattattattgttattaatatcaTTGTAACATATATTGCATAAATTGGCATATATTGTATCCATACTCGGATcttataaatatcaatatattttttatgatatatataaaatttccaacagttaaataaatgtaaactctTGGAAACAGCCTTGAAAGAACCAGTTCTCAGATGCTTCTCAAATGAACTATGCAAGAGAGATATTCACTCTCTTATTCGCAAATCGATCCAATTATGATCGGTCGATCGCAGTCGGAGTTGTATTCTGACATCTGTATTGCATCGTGTATCAATGTGGGATTCATTTCGGTAATGAACCCGCTGTAATCCTGTCGATTTTCAATTGATTTTTGTctaaatattacagtagcaCATTTAATCAAAATCAATTGATATAAATGAGCTCAAGAGTAGCCAACAGTCACTTGAACAATAGACCTTTTCACAGGTGTGAGTGATCCTAAACCTCTTAACCTTTTGAGACGATCACATGTCTGTACAGACAGTGCTGACATCTATAGTCTCACACACATGGTCAGGTGTATGCCCAGCTCGATTACCGAGCGCTAACGGCGTCCATATGTAGGCCAGATGGAAAC contains:
- the oaz2a gene encoding LOW QUALITY PROTEIN: ornithine decarboxylase antizyme 2a (The sequence of the model RefSeq protein was modified relative to this genomic sequence to represent the inferred CDS: deleted 1 base in 1 codon), whose amino-acid sequence is MCNTEESCAVLGSRQRAPGPLWCSDAPLPLTKIPGGRGTGRDLPHSVLHKDEKLTVTQAGSVSGAPPVLHFQYQLSERRFSCWDTVLSDDALYLEIPAGALHNGSKEGFTRLLEFAEEQLKVSYVFLWLHKNRDDRLSIMKTFHYMGFEVVKPGHPLVPARPDLLFMVYSIDSSSSDEE